The Solanum pennellii chromosome 11, SPENNV200 genome contains a region encoding:
- the LOC107003999 gene encoding LOW QUALITY PROTEIN: uncharacterized protein LOC107003999 (The sequence of the model RefSeq protein was modified relative to this genomic sequence to represent the inferred CDS: deleted 1 base in 1 codon) encodes MEMWLESTNPTVIPPEIKSMPGRPGKLGKKEAGESKKSEKLPRTGLAMTCSNCTLRGHNKRGCPRRVESSAREEQSNTDKEKGKPSGLGRPKKAQREAEHSTKWSRGRPHAEPSASPGPAKRSRGRPSAAAPSASPGPTKKSRERPPSAPSASPGPSAFAAPTKGARGRPPATPSAPNASATHAKSARRRPPTAPSAPPTYPSPDNSNKEEEGVGETQSHTKGKQSLEWVCFKLKMDS; translated from the exons ATGGAAATGTGGCTTGAATCTACTAACCCCACAGTCATACCACCTGAAATAAAAAGCATGCCTGGCAGGCCAGGTAAACTTGGAAAGAAGGAAGCAGGTGAAAGTAAAAAATCTGAAAAACTACCTCGAACTGGACTTGCCATGACATGTAGTAACTGTACTCTTAGAGGCCACAACAAGAGAGGATGTCCACGAAGGGTTGAGTCATCAGCAAGGGAAGAACAATCAAATACAGACAAGGAAAAGGGCAAACCTTCAGGTTTAGGCAGACCAAAG AAAGCACAAAGAGAAGCTGAGCATTCTACAAAGTGGTCAAGAGGAAGACCACATGCAGAACCTAGTGCATCTCCAGGACCTGCAAAGAGGTCAAGAGGAAGACCATCTGCTGCAGCACCTAGTGCATCTCCAGGACCTACAAAGAAGTCAAGAGAAAGGCCACCTTCTGCACCTAGTGCATCTCCAGGACCTAGTGCATTTGCAGCACCTACAAAAGGTGCAAGAGGAAGACCACCTGCCACACCTAGTGCACCTAATGCATCTGCAACACATGCAAAGAGTGCAAGAAGAAGACCACCTACAGCACCTAGTGCACCTCCTACATATCCATCGCCTGATAATAGTAACAAAGAA GAGGAAGGGGTAGGGGAAACACAATCTCATACAAAAGGCAAGCAATCATTGGAATGGGTGTGTTTCAAGCTGAAGATGGATTCATAG